A single genomic interval of Spirosoma linguale DSM 74 harbors:
- a CDS encoding Beta-N-acetylhexosaminidase (PFAM: glycoside hydrolase family 3 domain protein; beta-lactamase~KEGG: hypothetical protein LOC100213142) gives MSDSGQQWVDSVFHTLTPEQKIGQFFMVATFSNRHDNHYQYIEHLIQTNHIGGLIFFQGGPYRQAILTNRYQAASKVPLLIGIDGEWGLGMRLDSTMNFPKQMSLGAIRNNELIYRMGAEIGRQCQRLGIHINFAPVSDINSNPANPVIGVRSFGESKENVALKASAYMRGLQQTRVIATAKHFPGHGDTNADSHHTLPTVSRSSEQMRDIDLYPFRKLIADSLMGVVTGHLHVPVMDNTPALAATLSEKIVTELLKKELGFRGLVFTDAMNMGGISRSPKAMDVNLRALIAGNDILLYPENVREATLNILNAVQQGVITQEFIDEKVKKILRAKYWAGLHHYKPISLAGLSAELNSPEAQLLKQELCEQSVTVIDNKKDLLPLKQLDTLKLASVAIGAEPGNVFQKTLTQYAPFQTLAYPEKPVSEADLSHIVAQLTEANTVVVSFHRMSESALRKYGITKPSLDLITRLKQQGKKVIVTAFGSPYSLPQFAAADALICAYQELDDMQRVVPQVLFGGLGAKGMLPISTGDLKVGLGHTLNPEGRLSTGSPESVGMKTTVLNQIDAIAQGAVKNHVVPGCEILVARKGKIVYSKNFGALTYAAGAEKVTDETLYDLASLTKVLATLQSVMILYDRKQIDLTQKASLYLPELRNTNKQNITLQDLLWHQSGMVSFYPTTWDRTRLPGGGLKAEYYGAVRDSLHTLQIAPTLWGVPALKDSVWKWVVQSPMSRKTDESGKPAFVYSDLNFLTLQKIVERVSKQPLDKFVTENVYKPLGLHQLGFTPLQRLPNPQCAPTEQDTYYRNQLLVGTVHDQMAAVQGGISGHAGLFGNARDIATLLQMNLQKGVYGDERIFQPMTVPYFTQTLSNRSHRALGWDKPNPESASSVYMAQQASARSFGHTGFTGNVVWVDPDQDLIFVFLSNRIYPTAGNNSINTTKLRRRIHEVIYSAIQ, from the coding sequence ATGTCTGACAGTGGCCAGCAGTGGGTAGACAGCGTCTTCCATACGCTCACCCCCGAGCAGAAAATCGGTCAGTTCTTCATGGTGGCGACCTTCTCAAATCGTCACGATAATCATTATCAATACATTGAACATCTCATTCAGACAAATCATATTGGTGGCCTGATCTTCTTCCAGGGCGGCCCTTACCGGCAGGCTATTCTGACAAACCGCTACCAGGCAGCGTCGAAGGTTCCTTTACTCATTGGTATTGACGGCGAATGGGGACTGGGAATGCGGCTGGACAGCACCATGAATTTCCCCAAGCAAATGTCGCTGGGAGCTATTCGGAACAACGAACTGATCTACCGGATGGGTGCCGAAATTGGACGGCAGTGCCAGCGGCTGGGTATTCATATCAATTTTGCACCGGTATCCGACATTAACAGCAACCCGGCCAATCCGGTCATTGGTGTTCGGTCGTTTGGGGAGTCTAAAGAGAATGTTGCCCTGAAAGCGTCAGCTTACATGCGGGGATTGCAGCAGACCCGCGTCATTGCCACCGCCAAGCATTTTCCGGGCCACGGCGATACCAACGCCGATTCGCACCACACGCTGCCCACCGTTAGCCGGTCGTCGGAGCAAATGCGGGACATTGACCTGTATCCCTTTCGCAAGCTTATTGCCGACAGTTTGATGGGCGTTGTTACCGGTCACCTGCACGTACCGGTGATGGACAATACGCCCGCGCTGGCCGCTACGTTGTCGGAAAAGATTGTTACTGAACTGCTCAAGAAAGAGCTGGGCTTCCGGGGGCTGGTCTTTACCGATGCTATGAACATGGGCGGCATCAGCCGGTCGCCGAAGGCGATGGACGTTAATCTCCGCGCCCTGATTGCCGGCAACGATATTTTGCTTTACCCGGAAAACGTTCGGGAGGCAACCCTGAACATACTGAATGCCGTTCAGCAGGGCGTTATCACACAGGAATTTATCGACGAAAAAGTCAAGAAGATCCTTCGCGCTAAATACTGGGCTGGTTTACATCACTATAAACCCATTAGTCTGGCGGGCCTGTCAGCAGAACTTAACTCACCCGAAGCGCAGCTCCTGAAACAGGAACTTTGCGAACAATCGGTAACCGTTATCGACAACAAGAAAGACCTGTTGCCTCTAAAGCAGCTGGATACGCTCAAGCTGGCATCGGTAGCGATTGGGGCCGAGCCGGGGAATGTATTTCAAAAAACGCTGACTCAATATGCGCCTTTCCAAACACTGGCCTACCCGGAGAAGCCCGTCTCGGAAGCCGATCTTTCCCATATTGTAGCGCAACTCACCGAAGCCAACACGGTTGTGGTTAGCTTTCACCGGATGAGTGAGTCGGCCCTTCGGAAATACGGTATTACGAAACCCTCCCTCGACTTAATTACCCGGCTGAAGCAGCAAGGCAAAAAAGTTATTGTAACGGCCTTTGGTTCGCCTTATAGCCTGCCTCAGTTCGCTGCAGCCGACGCTCTGATTTGCGCTTATCAGGAGCTTGACGATATGCAGCGGGTGGTTCCCCAGGTTTTGTTTGGCGGACTGGGGGCAAAAGGCATGCTGCCCATCTCGACGGGTGATCTGAAGGTTGGTCTTGGGCATACGCTCAATCCGGAAGGGCGGTTATCGACAGGTTCACCGGAGAGTGTTGGCATGAAAACGACAGTGCTGAACCAGATCGACGCCATTGCTCAGGGAGCCGTAAAGAATCACGTGGTACCCGGTTGCGAGATTCTGGTTGCCCGGAAAGGTAAAATCGTTTATAGCAAAAACTTTGGTGCGTTAACCTACGCGGCTGGTGCCGAAAAAGTGACCGATGAGACATTGTATGACCTGGCCTCGCTGACAAAAGTGCTGGCTACGCTACAGTCGGTCATGATTTTGTACGACCGCAAACAAATCGATCTGACGCAGAAAGCATCGCTGTATCTGCCGGAACTGCGCAATACGAACAAGCAAAACATAACCCTTCAGGACTTACTCTGGCACCAGTCGGGCATGGTTTCTTTTTACCCAACTACCTGGGATCGGACACGGCTACCCGGCGGGGGGCTGAAAGCCGAGTACTACGGAGCTGTTCGGGATAGCCTGCATACACTTCAGATTGCGCCAACCCTCTGGGGGGTTCCGGCGCTGAAAGATTCTGTATGGAAGTGGGTTGTTCAATCGCCGATGTCGCGCAAAACGGACGAGTCGGGAAAACCGGCGTTCGTTTACAGCGACCTGAATTTTTTGACGCTGCAGAAAATCGTTGAGCGTGTCAGCAAGCAACCACTGGACAAGTTCGTTACCGAAAATGTGTATAAGCCGTTAGGGCTTCACCAGCTTGGGTTCACGCCCCTGCAACGGTTGCCAAACCCGCAATGTGCCCCCACCGAACAGGATACGTACTACAGAAACCAGCTTCTGGTAGGTACGGTGCACGATCAGATGGCAGCCGTACAGGGCGGGATTTCCGGCCATGCCGGGCTGTTTGGCAATGCCCGTGACATTGCCACGCTGTTACAGATGAACTTACAAAAAGGCGTGTATGGCGACGAGCGGATTTTTCAGCCGATGACGGTGCCTTATTTTACACAAACCCTAAGCAATCGTAGCCACCGTGCGCTGGGCTGGGACAAGCCCAATCCTGAAAGTGCCAGTAGCGTCTATATGGCGCAGCAGGCTTCGGCCCGCTCATTCGGCCATACGGGTTTTACCGGTAATGTGGTTTGGGTCGATCCTGATCAGGACTTGATATTTGTTTTTCTTTCGAATCGTATCTACCCAACAGCCGGAAACAATTCTATCAATACAACAAAGCTCCGTCGACGCATCCACGAAGTTATTTATAGTGCCATTCAGTAA